The genomic segment TTTCCCGAGCGCTATATCGAGCTCAACATAGAGGATCTTGAGGCGTTGGGGCAGCGTCGCCAAGACATCAAATTCTACGAGGAATACCTCAGTTACTGCCGTGGTCTGGCTCAGCGCGGTGTATTGCATCCGCAGGAGAGCGTGCCCGGCGCTACACCATTGCAGGCGCTCGATCGCGCACTGGCGCAATGGGCGCGGAATCATACCGTCTGAGTTGAAGCGCAGCAGGCTCGGCGGATTCGCGTGCGTCTAGATGACGCTACCTGTGGGCGTGTGAGCGTAATAGCCTCTAGCAGAGAGCAAGAAAACGGAGCGGCGGGCTTGCCCGCCGCTCCGTTTTCTCAACGAGCGGGATACTAAATGACCGGGATACCGCCCAGGAATCCCCTGCCGGGCAGTATGGGCTGGCAGGAAACCGCTGCTCCGCCCGCTTCAACCAATGGGCCTGAGTCACTTGCGAGGTAGTGCGCGTCGCCTCCGTAATGGGCTGTAAGAGAATGCGAGCCGGGGCCCAGATGCGGCGTGGACAATGTTATCTTTCCATTGCTGAGCGTGCCGGTAGCAAGGGTCCGGGTGCCGTCGAGGATAGAGACCTGGCCAGTAGGCAGAGTGCTCGATGTGCTTGTAACCGCGACCGCAAACTGCATCGGAGCGCATCCGCTGGTGCTCGCGGTGGGCGAAAGCGAGACAGACGCGCCGATCTTCACCGCCGTCACCACAATACTTACGCTGACCGGACCAGTGGCGGCGTAGTTGGCGTCGCCGTTGTAGGTTGCAGCAAGCGAGTGGGTGGTTTGTGTCAATCCGGTCACGCTGGTCGAGGCGGTGCCGGTTCCTGAAAGGGTCACGGGTCCACCAAAGTTTGCGCCGTCTACCTTGAACTGCACCGTGCCGGTAGGCTGCGATCCTGAGGTTGATGTCACGCTGGCGCTGAGGGTGACAGGGGTACCCGATGTAAACGAGGCGCCGTTCGTCGGAGAGGTGATCGCCAATGTCGGTACGGGTAGCGTCCCGTTGCCAATTAGGATTGCGTCACTTGTCCCGCTCACCGTGTTGCCTAGCAGGCGGAAGACCGCGGACCGGCTGCCAGTGGCTGTGGGTGTGAACTGAAATCCTACGTAGCACGTTTGACCCGCATATAGGGTGCCTCCGGTGGTGAGAGGACAAGTCGTTGCGATCGAAAGAACTTTGAAATCCGAGGTGTTATTCCCCCACATGATGTAGTTGCCGGAGAGTACCAGGGTGCTGTTTCCGGTATTGGTAATGGCCAACTGCAGCGAACCACTGCCGGTGCCCTTTGACTGGTTGCCGAAATTGAGGTAACCGTTGGGCCCGATCTTGCGGATAACCTGCGCTGAGCCCGAAGAGGCAGAGTTGCTGATGACGTAGACGCTCCCGGTGGAATCAACACCCACGCCTGTGGGAGCGTTAAGGGTAGCGAACGTGGACTGTCCGCCGTCACCCGTGTACCCCGCAGTGCCGTTTCCCGCGATGGTGCGGATCACTCCTGTGGTGTATTCGATTCTGCGCACGCGCTGGTTGGCCGAGTCGGTGAAGTACATGTCCCCGGCGGTGTCAAACGCGATCTGGCCAATGGAAGTGCCGATCTCGGCGTTCCCGGCCAGGCCTTTGTCGCCGGCGAAGCCGCAGGTATGCCCCCCGGCTATCTTGGTGAATGCCTGATTATTGTTTTCGGCGTTGTAGAGGGACTGCTGAACGATCTCGCAGTCTCCGCTGGTGCCCCAGAAGCTGTAGATGTTGTCGCTCGCGTCCATGGCCGCGGGGCCCTGGGTCACGGTCTGATAGGGGAACGGGTCATAGAGAAAGATCAGGTTGGCGGGCACCGGCTGTACCGTCGAGAACGCACCTCCGCTGCTCTGCTCGGTGAAGAACATGTGATTGTATGGGTCCATGCTCATTTCCCCGGGTTTCGTAATCAAATGCGAACTCAGGGTGCAGGGCGTCGCAGCGGGACAAGCTCCAGTCGTCGATCCACTGATGGTGACAACCGGGCCGTAATCGTAGATCTCATGCAGTGCATTCGACGCCGGCCGGCTAAAGTAGGCCTGTCCGAATGTGTCCACCGTAATGCCCCACGGAGCTGAGAACCCGGAGGCAAGAGTCTTGAAGGTCGCGCTCGAATCGTAATTGCGAACTACGTTGTTCCCGGTATCCGACACCCACAAGGTGTCGCTTCCGTCGATCGCCAGGTTCTGCGCTCCGTTCAGCAGACCCACGTTGGAGGGATAAGAACCGGGAAGGGTGGTGATCTGGGACGGGACGAAACTAATGATGGGAGAGTAGCCGTATCCGCCCAGGCCGAAGGCAAACGGGGTGGGCGACAGGTTGGTGCTCAAGGTGATGTGACCGAGCCGGCTTCCGGCGCCTTGCGGCGTAAAACGCACCAGGAGCGAGCAGGTGCTTTTGGCCTGGTAGGTAGTACCCTGAGCGCAGCTCCCGCCGGGCTCGATCCGGAAATCCTTCGTAGATTTGATCCCGGTCAGCTTCGTTGTCGCGGTGAAGCGAAATGTGAGCGCGTGCACATCTGCGGCTTCGCCCACGCGGCCTTCGCCCAGCCGGCGGAAGTTGGCCGGTGCCTCCGGAAGCCGAGTGCCTCTGCTGTCAAAAGCGTGCGCCTGCATTTCGAGCCCGGCAGGCGGATCCAGCGTGATTGCGGTTTGTGGCGATTGTGCAGTGATGCAGCGGGAGCTCAGAGACCACGTGAGCGCCAGACAGAGGCCCGTGCATGCCATGGGGATAGATTTGGCGATGGAGCGATTCATAGGTTTCTCCTGTCGGGGGCGAATTCGAATGGAGCGCGTGCCGGATTCAGCCGTGGGCGCTTGCCTCAAGGCCCGGTGTTGCGCGACGACTTACCTTATCGGCTTTATGCGAACCGAGGCGAACAACAACTGAAGGGAAGCAACTCCACTAGGTGGGAGCCAACTCCGGATCGTGACAGAGAGCCGGAACAGTAGTGCTATCTACAAGCCTGGGAACAGCTCGAAATTAGGAAGTAGATTGTCCGAATGAGAAAGCGGGCCTTGAATCGGACTGGAGTGTAAACGAACTTCTGCGGAAATGTCTCGAAAAATCTTTGTGGTCGCGGAACCATCGTGCAAAGCAGTGGTGACCTGTTCGGCGCGTCATTCAGTTCACGGCGCCATGGCCGGCAGACGCTAGAATTTCGTTGTGAGTCATTCGTTTGAAATCGGGCCCGTGCAGGTGGGGACGGGCCGGCTGTTCCTGATCGCCGGGCCTTGCGTGATCGAGTCGGAGACGCATGCGCGCAAGATGGCCGATGCCATCCAGCGCATCGCCTCAGACCTCAAGATTCCCTATATCTTCAAGGCCAGTTACGACAAGGCAAACCGGACCAGCGTGAAAAGCTTTCGCGGACCCGGCATTGCGGAGGGCACCAGGATTCTCGGGCAGGTCGCCAGGGACACTGGGCTGCCGGTGCTGACGGATGTCCACGAGCCATCGCACTGCGAAATTGCGGCGGAAGCCGTGGATGTGCTGCAGATCCCGGCATTCCTGTGCCGGCAGACGGATCTGCTTGTTGCGGCGGGCAAGACCGGGCGCGCCGTGAACATCAAGAAGGGGCAGTTCGTCGCGCCGTGGGATATGACGCATCCGGTGGAAAAGGTCCGCTCTACAGGCAATGAACGCGTGTTCCTCACCGAGCGCGGTGCCAGCTTCGGCTACAACACGCTGGTGGTCGATTTCCGCTCGCTGCCGGTGATGCGGCAGCAGGCGCCGGTAGTCTTTGATGGCACCCACAGCGTGCAGCAGCCCAGTGCGGCCGGTGGGGTGAGCGGCGGGCAGCCGGAGTTCATTCCACTGCTGGCACGTGCCGCGGTGGCCGCGGGCGTCGACGGCCTGTTTCTCGAAGTGCACGATGACCCAGCCAATGCTAAGAGCGACGGCGCGAACGCCCTGCGCCTCGACTTGCTGAAGTCGCTGCTGGAGCGACTGCTGGCCATCCACGGGGCTGCTGGCGGATCTTAGCTTGCTTCGCTGCGGGGATGACGACGTCGGCGACGGCAATGTTGGCGGAGAATCCTGACCATTGCGGCACAGCATGTGAGATTGAAAATCCTCCATCGGAGGAGTCAACAGAGCCAGCCACCACCTTCGTAACGTTCCCCTGTTTCAGGCGAGTGCGCTAGTCTCTTGCCGACATGCTAAACAACATAGGCCGCTCCACCCGCATCTTTCGGGCCGCTGGAATCGACGTTTACCTGCATTGGTCGTGGTTTGTGGTGGCCGTGTACGCGATCGTAAGCAGGGGGCACCGTTATTCCTCCATTGTGTGGAATGTACTGGAGTATGTCGGCCTTTTCGTGATCGTGCTCCTGCATGAATTCGGGCACTCGCTGGCGTGCCGCCAGGTGGGCGGACGATCCGATCGCATCATGCTGTGGCCGCTGGGCGGCGCCGCTCACGTTGTGCCTCCACCGCGGCCTGCCGCTACTCTCTGGAGCATCGCTGCCGGCCCGCTGGTGAATGTCGCTTTGCTGCCCATCCTGGGAGGCGCGTATATGCTTGCGGACCGGGGTGGATGGGAGACCACGACTCCGGATGCGTATCGCTTTCTGCTGATGCTCCTGAGCATTGACGTCATCCTCCTACTGTTCAATTTGCTGCCCATTTATCCGCTGGATGGCGGCCAGATATTGCGTTGCCTGCTGTGGTTCATCGTCGGCCGCGGTCGCAGCCTGATGATCACCACGATTCTGAGCTTCGTCGGCGCTGCCGGAGTTCTAATACTGGCGGCCTGGCAGCGTTCCGGCTTGATGATCGCGGTGGCGGTGTTCATGCTGATGAGCTGCTGGAGGGGACTCACGCAGGCGCGAGCACTTCTGCGCGCCGCCAAGGCTCCGCGCCGCGCCGGGGCCGCATGTCCCTCCTGCCACAGCGCTCCGTTTCTTGGGCCCCGCTGGGTTTGCAACCAGTGTTCCAGCCGCTTCGATCCATTCGAGAGTGGCGGAGCCTGCCCGGTTTGCTCCGCGCCGAACGCCACCACGCAGTGTCCCGATTGCCATCTGCGCTCGCCTATAGAGCAGTGGTTTGCGCCGGACGCGGCCCGGGCCGCAACACTGGAGACTCAGCCGGAGCATCTCGCTTCGCGCTGAGCAGCGTACAGTGTTGTCATGAATCGACGGGAATTCGCAGCGGGTACTGCGGCGGTTTTGCTCGGACAAAGACTGGTCGCGCAAACAGCGGGTGTGGATCATCCTGGGCTTGATCTAAATCGCCATCGCTTCGGCGTCAACTACACGCCTTCGCGCAATTGGTGGTTCTGCTGGAACGACTGGGACGCGGGCCCGATTGCGCGCGATCTTGATGCCATCGCCGCGCTGGGCGCGGATCACCTGCGCATCATGCTCGTCTGGCCGTTCTTCCAGCCCAACCCGAAATGGGTGAGCACGGCGCATCTGGAGCGGATGGATCAGCTCTTATCGCTGATGGGCGAGCGCAAACTGGATGCGCTGGTCACAGTGTTTACCGGCCAACTCAGCGGCTGGTACTTCCTGCCGTCGTTTAATCGCCTCAGTGATGGTTTCTATACAAAGAAGGAAATGTGGGATGCGCAGGAGCTATTCATCCGCGAGTTGGCGCGCGTGATGAAGCCGCACGCCAACATCATCGGCTTCGACTTTGGCAACGAACTTAACACCTGCTGGAAGGCGAAGCAGGCGGAGGGCGATGCGTGGATGGCGAAGATGTTCGCGCTGATGCAATCGATCTTGCCTGATGGCCTGCACGTCAACGGAGTCGATCATCATCCCTGGTTCGAGGACGACACGTTTTCGCAGAAGGCGCTCGCTACGGCGCGCTTCCCGGTGATGCATTGTTATCCGTGGTGGACCGAGGCGCTGAAGTACGGCGGCGCGATGGATCCGCCCAGCGTGAAGCTGCTGGCGGCGATGGCTGCGTTGATCCGGAGCTATGCGGGCGACGTGCGCAAGCCAGTGTGGGCGGGCGAGTTCAACACGTGCATCGAAGCGCTTCCGGAGAAAGGCCAGGCCGAGTGGCTGGAGAAGGCTGTGACCGCGGCCATCGAGCAGGGCGTGAGCTGGTTCAGCTACTGGGACTCGCATGACGTGGATCGCAAGTTCGAATTCAATCCGCTGGAGTACACGCTGGGCCTGCTCACCAATGACGGCCGCGTGAAAGAGCAGGGGCGCGTGTTCAAGCAGTTGGCGGAGACGTATCGCGGGAAGCCGGTGAAGTATCCGAGTGCCAGCTTGCCGGCGCCGCCGAAGACCAGGACCATCGCGGGGACTTGGGACTGGATCAACGGGTGGCTGGGTTGGAAGAAACCGGGAACAGCATGATACGGGTTTGCGTGCTGTGAGATGCGGGTGCCCCATATCTCCGGACGGCTCTTCGGTCCGGAGATGTGGGACCAGGGAAAACTGGTTGTGGGTCACCGCAACTTGTGATGACCAACACAGCCTCGTCTCACCCACTTACCCCACACTTATCGCTCAGGGAGACCTATGCCCATGCGTTTGTTCATTGCCGACACTGAAGTCTCTAAACAACCGAACGGGCTTTGTTAACCAGAAAAATAACGGCTTAATTCTCTATTCCGGGCTGCGTTGGTCCAAATTGAAGAGCATGTCCTTGTAAATAAATACCTTACTCCAAGCAATAAATTCGCCATTTTCGCCCCTATCGCGAATAAAAAACGAATACAAAGCGAAAATACACAAGTCACATTGATCAGAACGTTTACTCACGAGTAAACATTTCGGTGAATCAGTGCGCCACCCGGCCGTGCATCCCTGCTTCGAAGCTGCGCCGGTCCAGGCGCGGCAGCTTGCGCGCCACCTTGTCCGGGAACAGCGGATAGTGCCGCGCGGCCATGAGCAGCTCCGGCACGCACCAGAGGTCTTCTTCGGCGGTCATCCAGTTCAGGCGGTCGAGGCGCGCCAGGTTCACAGCGCGGGAGTAGGCACGCAGCGTGCGCTCGCCGCGCAGGTTGTAGTAATGCTCGAAGTAGCTGAGGGCCAGTTCGCGCAGCGTGCGGTAGACGGGCGCGCGGAAGCGCAATCCTGCGAAGTTTGACTTGGCGACGCTTCCCCAGAGGCCGTGCTCGCGGTAGAGCGCCACGACGTGGTCGTCGTCGCGAACGCCTTCGAGGTCCATCACGAGCGGCGGATGGCCGTTGACGCGCAGAGCGGCTGCGGCGATGAGCGCTCCTTCCAGGCAGTGGCCGCGGCGCTCACGTAGTGTGCGATGTGGGGAGCGGGCGGTGTCGGCGTAGTCGTACTGGATGTCGTCGACGAACCGCTGAATGCGCGCCGGCGTGTTGAGGCTGCGCAGGGTGCGCAAGTCCCCCGGCGCCAGGCCAAAGGCGGTGCGCGATCCGTTCGTCGACGGCACTCCGATGCTCCGTATTGAGCGGTTCGCAGGCAATGCTTTGGATCTCCTGAAAGTTGCGCAAATTATATCGAGGCATGGCTGGACAGCGGCGTACCGCGCGGACTTGATAGCATTCGGCTATGAATTTCCCCTCAGCGGAAAGACTCTTTCGGCTTGTGATTTCGGGCCCGGCAATGGCGGGCTTGCTGGTTTGCGCAGCGGGTGCTCAGAGTGTTGACCGCGCGCATGTAGAAGAGGTGCTGCGCGGTTTGAATCGCGGGCACGGCGGGGGCCAGGTGGCGGTTTCGCCGGATGGCAAACAGCTGGCGTGGATTGCGGGCGGCCGCGGTGGCGGCGAAATCCTCGTAGCTCCGATCGACGACCTGAAGAAGACGCAACACGTGACCGCGGCGACAAAGCCCGACCAGCATTGCAGCGAGAATGACCTGACCTGGGAGCCGGATTCGAAAGCTCTGGCGTTCTTCTCGGATTGCGCCAGCAGCGACGGACAACACGATCTCTATTTGTCGCGCGTGGACGGAACACCAGCAAAGCGGCTGACGCAGTTGAAAGGCTACGTGCACGAGGCAGCTTTCTCGCCGGATGGAAGCAAGATCGCGTTCCTCTATGTGGCGGGCGCGACTCGACCGGCGGGTGCGCTGGCGGCGATGAAGCTTCCTTCGGGAGTCATCGGAGAGGACGGCGTGGAAGTGCAGCGCGTGGCGTATGCCGATGCTGCGGCGGCTACTCCGGCGGATGCGACGCTGGCCACTCCCGCCAATCTGCACGCGTATGAATATGACTGGGCGCCTGATTCGAAGGGTTTCGCGTATGTTGCGGCTGCTCCGCCGGGCGAGAACAACTGGTGGGTGGCCAAGCTTTATACGCAGACGCTCGGCAGCGAACCAAAGGCAGTGCTGGCTCCGGCGGAGGTTGCAGGGGCGCTGCATGGGTTGCAGATCGCGGTGCCGCGCTGGTCGCCGGATGGCAAGACGATCGCCTTCATCGGCGGACTCATGAGCGATCAGGGCTCAACCGGCGGCGACGTGTGGATCGTGTCTGCGCAAGGCGGAGCGCCTCGGGATCTCACCGCCGGCAGACCGACCTCTCCCGCGTGGGTAGAGTGGAGCGGCAATGACTACTTGTTCGTAAGCGAACTGGCCGGAGGAAATAATCAGCTAATCCGGCTGCATTTGCAGGGCGACCGCACAGGCGACGGTGCCGTGACGTTCGGTTCGCCAATCTTCAGCATTCCGGGCAGCGTGGGTGACGGCCGGTGGTCGCACTCGCTGTCGAGCACTGCGGACCATTCGATGTTCGTCTTCGAGGCGAGCACGTTTGAGAAGGCTCCGGAGATCTATGGCGCGAAGCCAGGAACGGTGATGTCGTCGGGACTCGATGGTGTGATGCAGTTGTCGCACCTGAACGACGGCGTGGAGCCGGCATGGGGCAAGGCTGTTTCACTGAGCTGGAAGAATGACAACTTCCGGGTGCAGGGCTGGCTGCTGCTCCCCAAAGACTATGACCCGAACAAAAGATATCCGCTGATCGTCGAGGTACACGGCGGCCCGGCGTCGGCAGTGCAGGCGGCCTGGGGCGGACGCGGCGGCCTGAGCGCGACTGCCTTTTCGGCTCTGGGCTACTTCGTGCTGGAGCCCAATCCTCGCGGAAGCTTCGGGCAGGGTGAGGACTTCACCAAGGCCAACCGCAAGGACTTCGGCTACGGCGATCTGCAGGACATCCTCAAGGGTGTCGATACAGTGCTGGCGAAGTACCCGGTCGACCCGAACCGCGTGGGCATCACGGGATGGAGCTATGGCGGGTTCATGACGATGTTTGCCGTGACACAAACCAATCGCTTCAAGGCGGCGGTCGCCGGGGCGGGAATATCGAACTGGCAGAGCTACTACGGCGAGAACTCAATTGACCAGTGGATGATTCCGTACTTCGGCGCCAGCGTCTATGACGACCCGGCGGTGTATGCGCGCGAGTCGGCCATCAATTTCATCAAAAACGTTAAGACTCCGACCCTGGTGGTGGTGGGTGATCGCGATGGCGAATGTCCCGCGCCGCAGTCGTATGAGTTCTGGCACGCACTCAGGGATGAGCATGTACCCACGCAGTTGGTGATCTATCCGAACGAGGGGCACGGCTTCGTCAATCCCGAACATCGCCGCGACGTCATGGACCGCGCGGTCGAGTGGTTTGCGAAGTATCTGCCTGCCGGAGAAGGGAGCGAAAACCAGGCAGGTGCTAACCGGTAAGGCGCTCGCCTACAAGCGCGTGCGGAGTCTATTGAATGAGCGCGTTGGCCTCCCCCGCCCTCTACGGGCGGGAGATGGTCACGGGCTGGTACACTTTTCTTTGGAGAAAACAGGTCTCATTGGCCGGCAAATCCAGTCGGATTGCGCCGGATGCTTGAGCGGGTTTCCGCCGCAGGCCGTATAAGCGTGTCGGCGCGGAGCCTTCCCAGTTCTTTTTCTACGTTCTCAGGTGAGACCGCTTTGCCGCAGTCGAGGGTGAAGCGGGGAGGATTCATGCGGCGGTTTCTGACGCTTGTCTGTCTGTTGTTCCTGGCAATTCCGGCCGGGATTACCATCACCGGCTGCTATCGCAATCCAGCCGGCAATTATTGCAATGGTCTCGGCTATGGCGCCAAGGTCACTGATCTCTACTCGATCAATCTGGAGCCAAAGAACACCGGCATTTCTATGGCGTTCGGGCAGACGCGCCAGATCAATGCGCCCACGGCGTCTACCTGCAAGGGAACCTCCGTGTCGGTCACCGGCTATACCTACGGCACCACCAATAACCAGCTGGTGGATATTTCGCCCTCGGGCAATATGTGCGCCGGCACGTGGAACCGCAACTCGGGCGGCGGCATTGCGGACTACACCATCTGCAACTATCCCAGTCCCCTTCCGACTTCAGGTGGGCTGCCGTTCGGCTCGGTTCACGTTACTGCTTCAGCGCAGGCGGTGGTGTCAAATCCGGTAAGTGTCTATGTGCACGCACCAGTCACATCGATATCACTAGTGGGCCCATCGCAATGTCTGTCTCAGACCGAGCAGGAACACTTGGACGCGCAGGCGTGCTACGTGGCGAACGGCAAGCAGGTGCTTATGTGCGCACCCTCCTCGATTACCGCGGACAAATATGCCTGCCCGTTGCCGGCTGGCGTGACATCGGTGCCGAGCTGCTCCAACTCCATCGGAACGCTGAGCTACTCGGTGGGCAGCGCGGGCGTCGCTACCATCAATCCTGAGACCAACCAGATCACTGCGGTGAATCCCGGAACAACGGCGATCACGGCTTCCATCGCCGGATCGGGCTCGTCGGCCGGATATTTCTCCACCTGCCCTCCTGCTTCGATCTCGGTAACGCTGAACGGAAAGACAAGCGCCACGGTGACCCAGGGTGTGACCCAGAACATGGTCACTACCGTGCTCGATACCAACGGCAAGCCGATTACCGGTCTGACGCTCGACTACCAGTCGACGAACCCGCTGAACATTTCAGCCACGAGCGGCGGCGCGATCAATGCGACCTTCCCCGGCGCTTCGGCTCTTTATGCCGTGTGCCAACCGGGAACCTGCAATCCGGCCCCCATCAACCAGATCGGCGTCAACGGTACGGGCCTCTCGATTTCCAGCAACCCGGTGGAAGTCACTGTGCCGGGAACAGCCAGCGCGTATGTCTGGTACGGCGCACCCGGGTACTCGCAGTACTTTGTTCCGGTGCAGTTGTTGAGCGGGACGATCGGTTCGACTGTGCGCCTGCCTTACGTGCCTAACTCCATGATCATGGACCGCGCAGGCGTCAGCATCTATTTCGGCTCTTCGCATGAGCTGATGGTCTACAGCACGGCGAACAACAGCAAGGCGGCGGAGTATCCGTCGTTACCCGGCGTGGTTCTGGCGGTCAGCCCCAACGGCTCGCAGGTTCTTGTCAATGACCCTGTGCGGCAGGTCTTTTATCTCGCGGCCAGCAATGGTTCTAGTGTCTCGAGCTTTGGAGGCCTTGGCACGGCAGCCAACTGGACTCCCGACGGCAAGACGCTGTATGTGACTGACAGTACATCGGCGAACCAGAATGGCGTGACCGGCCACACCAACACGCTTTACGTATACAACGCGAACACCGGCTGGACGTCGTATCCTCTGTCGACTTCGGGCGGCACAGCAGGTCCGCAGAATCTTGCGATTACTATTCCGGGCGTCGGCGCGTACATGAGCGGCAACCCGACGGTTGCCCATACCTGGTGTCCGCAAGGCACCGCGGGCGCCTACGCCAACATGACCTTCTATCCACAGGGCGACTCGGTGAGTGTTGATACTGATGTTCTGGCCGCCACCGCGGACGGAGGCCACATTCTCGGCGCCGCGCTGGCAGGTTCAGGCCCGGGACCAATTTCGTTCTCGGATATTGCCGTGAGGATTCCGTCGACGGAGTGCCCCAGCGCGGGCAATCAGCTTAATCCACTGATGATCGATTCCACGCTGAACCCCCCGCAGACGCTGAATGTGAATGCCACGGCGGTAAATGCAATTGTGACCTCGCCGGCGGCGGTGAAGCAGGGCGTGGCTGTGGCAGGAAACAGCCTCAGCTTCGTTTTGTATCAAGGCTCAACCGCTGGCGCTCCGCTGCCCTACTACACGCAGAGTGTCGACGGCACGTCCGGGCTGGGAACGGTGGGTTATCTCACGCTGACTGGAAATTCGGCCGTGACTGCCCCGGTGGGCGGCGCATTCAGCCCC from the Occallatibacter riparius genome contains:
- a CDS encoding Ig-like domain repeat protein, with translation MNRSIAKSIPMACTGLCLALTWSLSSRCITAQSPQTAITLDPPAGLEMQAHAFDSRGTRLPEAPANFRRLGEGRVGEAADVHALTFRFTATTKLTGIKSTKDFRIEPGGSCAQGTTYQAKSTCSLLVRFTPQGAGSRLGHITLSTNLSPTPFAFGLGGYGYSPIISFVPSQITTLPGSYPSNVGLLNGAQNLAIDGSDTLWVSDTGNNVVRNYDSSATFKTLASGFSAPWGITVDTFGQAYFSRPASNALHEIYDYGPVVTISGSTTGACPAATPCTLSSHLITKPGEMSMDPYNHMFFTEQSSGGAFSTVQPVPANLIFLYDPFPYQTVTQGPAAMDASDNIYSFWGTSGDCEIVQQSLYNAENNNQAFTKIAGGHTCGFAGDKGLAGNAEIGTSIGQIAFDTAGDMYFTDSANQRVRRIEYTTGVIRTIAGNGTAGYTGDGGQSTFATLNAPTGVGVDSTGSVYVISNSASSGSAQVIRKIGPNGYLNFGNQSKGTGSGSLQLAITNTGNSTLVLSGNYIMWGNNTSDFKVLSIATTCPLTTGGTLYAGQTCYVGFQFTPTATGSRSAVFRLLGNTVSGTSDAILIGNGTLPVPTLAITSPTNGASFTSGTPVTLSASVTSTSGSQPTGTVQFKVDGANFGGPVTLSGTGTASTSVTGLTQTTHSLAATYNGDANYAATGPVSVSIVVTAVKIGASVSLSPTASTSGCAPMQFAVAVTSTSSTLPTGQVSILDGTRTLATGTLSNGKITLSTPHLGPGSHSLTAHYGGDAHYLASDSGPLVEAGGAAVSCQPILPGRGFLGGIPVI
- the kdsA gene encoding 3-deoxy-8-phosphooctulonate synthase → MSHSFEIGPVQVGTGRLFLIAGPCVIESETHARKMADAIQRIASDLKIPYIFKASYDKANRTSVKSFRGPGIAEGTRILGQVARDTGLPVLTDVHEPSHCEIAAEAVDVLQIPAFLCRQTDLLVAAGKTGRAVNIKKGQFVAPWDMTHPVEKVRSTGNERVFLTERGASFGYNTLVVDFRSLPVMRQQAPVVFDGTHSVQQPSAAGGVSGGQPEFIPLLARAAVAAGVDGLFLEVHDDPANAKSDGANALRLDLLKSLLERLLAIHGAAGGS
- a CDS encoding M50 family metallopeptidase — its product is MLNNIGRSTRIFRAAGIDVYLHWSWFVVAVYAIVSRGHRYSSIVWNVLEYVGLFVIVLLHEFGHSLACRQVGGRSDRIMLWPLGGAAHVVPPPRPAATLWSIAAGPLVNVALLPILGGAYMLADRGGWETTTPDAYRFLLMLLSIDVILLLFNLLPIYPLDGGQILRCLLWFIVGRGRSLMITTILSFVGAAGVLILAAWQRSGLMIAVAVFMLMSCWRGLTQARALLRAAKAPRRAGAACPSCHSAPFLGPRWVCNQCSSRFDPFESGGACPVCSAPNATTQCPDCHLRSPIEQWFAPDAARAATLETQPEHLASR
- a CDS encoding glycoside hydrolase 5 family protein, with the protein product MNRREFAAGTAAVLLGQRLVAQTAGVDHPGLDLNRHRFGVNYTPSRNWWFCWNDWDAGPIARDLDAIAALGADHLRIMLVWPFFQPNPKWVSTAHLERMDQLLSLMGERKLDALVTVFTGQLSGWYFLPSFNRLSDGFYTKKEMWDAQELFIRELARVMKPHANIIGFDFGNELNTCWKAKQAEGDAWMAKMFALMQSILPDGLHVNGVDHHPWFEDDTFSQKALATARFPVMHCYPWWTEALKYGGAMDPPSVKLLAAMAALIRSYAGDVRKPVWAGEFNTCIEALPEKGQAEWLEKAVTAAIEQGVSWFSYWDSHDVDRKFEFNPLEYTLGLLTNDGRVKEQGRVFKQLAETYRGKPVKYPSASLPAPPKTRTIAGTWDWINGWLGWKKPGTA
- a CDS encoding S9 family peptidase, whose translation is MNFPSAERLFRLVISGPAMAGLLVCAAGAQSVDRAHVEEVLRGLNRGHGGGQVAVSPDGKQLAWIAGGRGGGEILVAPIDDLKKTQHVTAATKPDQHCSENDLTWEPDSKALAFFSDCASSDGQHDLYLSRVDGTPAKRLTQLKGYVHEAAFSPDGSKIAFLYVAGATRPAGALAAMKLPSGVIGEDGVEVQRVAYADAAAATPADATLATPANLHAYEYDWAPDSKGFAYVAAAPPGENNWWVAKLYTQTLGSEPKAVLAPAEVAGALHGLQIAVPRWSPDGKTIAFIGGLMSDQGSTGGDVWIVSAQGGAPRDLTAGRPTSPAWVEWSGNDYLFVSELAGGNNQLIRLHLQGDRTGDGAVTFGSPIFSIPGSVGDGRWSHSLSSTADHSMFVFEASTFEKAPEIYGAKPGTVMSSGLDGVMQLSHLNDGVEPAWGKAVSLSWKNDNFRVQGWLLLPKDYDPNKRYPLIVEVHGGPASAVQAAWGGRGGLSATAFSALGYFVLEPNPRGSFGQGEDFTKANRKDFGYGDLQDILKGVDTVLAKYPVDPNRVGITGWSYGGFMTMFAVTQTNRFKAAVAGAGISNWQSYYGENSIDQWMIPYFGASVYDDPAVYARESAINFIKNVKTPTLVVVGDRDGECPAPQSYEFWHALRDEHVPTQLVIYPNEGHGFVNPEHRRDVMDRAVEWFAKYLPAGEGSENQAGANR